From the genome of Parazoarcus communis, one region includes:
- a CDS encoding AAA family ATPase codes for MTDITQIRPARMVSVREVFGIDSDLEVPAFDERDDHVPEIDGAYRFNPDVTLAILAGFNRDRRVMVQGLHGTGKSTHIEQVAARLNWPCVRVNLDGHISRLDLVGKDTIVVRDGLQVTEFQEGIVPWALQRPVAMIFDEYDAGRPDVMFVIQRILERDGKFTLLDQNRVIRPHPYFRLFATSNTVGLGNLSGMYHGTQVLNHAQIDRWNIVATLNYLPHEEEVAIVLARVPSKNYDKGRKLIAQMVQVADLTRKGFAAGDLSTLMSPRTVITWAENCEIFRNPALAFRLSFLNKCDEAERPIVAEYYQRCFGEELDESWMREAQS; via the coding sequence GTGACAGACATCACCCAGATTCGCCCCGCCCGCATGGTGTCGGTGCGTGAAGTGTTCGGCATCGATTCGGACCTTGAAGTCCCGGCCTTCGACGAGCGCGACGACCATGTACCCGAGATTGACGGCGCCTACCGCTTCAATCCCGACGTAACCCTGGCCATTCTGGCCGGCTTCAATCGCGACCGGAGGGTGATGGTGCAGGGGCTGCACGGCACCGGCAAATCCACCCACATCGAACAGGTGGCGGCACGCCTGAACTGGCCCTGCGTGCGGGTGAACCTGGATGGCCACATCAGCCGTCTGGACCTGGTGGGCAAGGACACCATTGTCGTGCGCGACGGACTGCAGGTCACCGAGTTTCAGGAAGGCATCGTGCCGTGGGCCTTGCAGCGTCCGGTGGCGATGATCTTCGATGAATACGACGCCGGCCGGCCGGACGTGATGTTCGTGATCCAGCGCATTCTCGAGCGCGACGGCAAGTTCACCCTGCTCGATCAGAACCGGGTGATCCGCCCGCATCCCTATTTCCGCCTGTTCGCCACCTCGAACACCGTCGGCCTGGGCAACCTGTCGGGCATGTATCACGGCACCCAGGTGCTCAACCATGCGCAGATCGACCGCTGGAACATCGTGGCCACGCTCAACTACCTGCCGCATGAGGAGGAGGTGGCGATCGTGCTCGCCCGCGTGCCGTCGAAGAACTACGACAAGGGGCGCAAGCTGATCGCGCAGATGGTTCAGGTGGCGGATCTCACGCGCAAGGGTTTTGCTGCGGGCGATCTGTCGACGCTGATGTCGCCGCGCACCGTGATCACCTGGGCGGAGAACTGCGAGATTTTCCGCAACCCTGCGCTGGCTTTTCGCCTGTCCTTCCTCAACAAGTGCGACGAGGCCGAGCGCCCGATCGTGGCCGAGTACTACCAGCGCTGCTTCGGCGAGGAGCTGGATGAGTCCTGGATGCGCGAGGCGCAGTCGTAA